In a genomic window of Methanosarcina horonobensis HB-1 = JCM 15518:
- the pfdA gene encoding prefoldin subunit alpha → MAEVSEEIRTLAARHQELQRQAEALRQEMSMVQASIASCDQTIVTINELKAASEAGKTAETMVPVGFGSYVYAEVKNPEKVIVNLGAGFSAEETAEEAIETLNRRKEQLTKILEQMNASLTKLAQGMQALETEAAKYQPGQA, encoded by the coding sequence ATGGCAGAAGTCAGTGAAGAGATCAGGACTCTGGCAGCCAGGCATCAGGAACTCCAGAGGCAGGCTGAAGCGCTCAGGCAGGAAATGAGCATGGTACAGGCTTCCATTGCCAGCTGCGATCAGACCATTGTGACAATAAATGAGCTGAAAGCAGCTTCAGAAGCAGGTAAGACTGCAGAAACGATGGTTCCGGTAGGTTTTGGTTCCTACGTTTACGCTGAAGTTAAGAATCCGGAGAAAGTTATTGTCAATCTCGGAGCAGGCTTCAGTGCAGAGGAAACTGCTGAGGAAGCTATCGAAACTCTTAACCGCCGCAAAGAGCAGCTTACAAAAATCCTTGAGCAGATGAATGCTTCACTGACTAAACTTGCACAGGGAATGCAGGCCCTTGAAACAGAAGCTGCAAAATATCAACCTGGCCAGGCATGA
- the rpl18a gene encoding 50S ribosomal protein L18Ae — protein sequence MKSFTVKGKFKAGNSWENFTKKIESQNEKNATDKTYSIFGSKHGVKRSQVQIESVAEE from the coding sequence ATGAAGAGTTTTACTGTTAAAGGCAAATTTAAAGCAGGAAATTCCTGGGAAAACTTCACAAAGAAGATCGAAAGCCAGAATGAAAAGAATGCGACCGATAAGACATACTCGATCTTCGGAAGCAAACACGGCGTTAAAAGAAGCCAGGTCCAGATCGAAAGCGTAGCTGAGGAGTGA
- a CDS encoding peroxiredoxin has product MEAVSEQIHMPLIGEDAPSFTAVTTQGTINFPDDYKGKWVILFSHPADFTPVCTTEFMTFASMQEDFRKMNTELIGLSIDSIFSHIAWLKRIEEKIQYNGMKNVEVKFPVIADLKMDVAKKYGMVQPKASTTQAVRAVFIIDPEAKIRAILYYPLSTGRNMQEIKRLVIALQKNETEKVATPANWQPGDDVIIPPPNTMEGVKERLGKEEEGKCCLDWFICLKKDTQK; this is encoded by the coding sequence ATGGAAGCAGTATCCGAGCAAATACATATGCCTCTCATTGGAGAAGACGCCCCTTCATTTACCGCAGTGACAACACAGGGAACAATCAATTTCCCGGATGACTATAAAGGAAAATGGGTTATCCTTTTCAGCCATCCTGCAGACTTTACGCCTGTATGCACTACGGAATTCATGACCTTCGCCAGTATGCAGGAAGATTTCAGAAAAATGAATACAGAACTCATAGGACTCTCCATAGACAGTATCTTTTCCCATATTGCCTGGCTTAAACGGATCGAGGAAAAAATACAATATAATGGAATGAAAAATGTAGAAGTCAAATTCCCGGTAATAGCTGACCTGAAGATGGACGTTGCAAAAAAGTATGGCATGGTTCAGCCAAAAGCCTCAACTACACAGGCTGTAAGAGCTGTATTTATCATAGACCCTGAGGCAAAAATCAGAGCAATACTCTATTACCCGCTGTCAACCGGAAGGAATATGCAGGAGATCAAGAGGCTTGTGATCGCCCTGCAGAAGAATGAAACCGAGAAAGTTGCAACTCCGGCTAACTGGCAGCCAGGAGATGATGTGATCATCCCGCCTCCTAATACAATGGAAGGAGTAAAAGAAAGGCTTGGAAAAGAAGAAGAAGGCAAATGCTGCCTCGACTGGTTTATATGCCTGAAAAAGGATACCCAGAAATAA
- the ftsY gene encoding signal recognition particle-docking protein FtsY, producing MFNKFKEKLGSFKKAFSKTIDEKAVEVEPVIVEQVPESEESLEEEIEPIIEEKTIEAALKEESPEIEKETASQEVARISIEDLKKAEYRKKVEDRKKAAEKIEEEEEEEEKPSEEKKSFFKKLTPKVGFAQKAKALVFNREVYLDAKDLEEPLWELEMGLLESDLALSVSEAIVESVKNQLTGTTKRIGSNTGEIVEVALKKAILDVVSANTFDFDDYVKNREKPVHIVFVGINGTGKTTSISKMTHRLLKSGYSVVLAAGDTFRAGAIDQLGIHASRLGVKMIKHQAGADPAAVIYDAVQYAKAHKIDFVLSDTAGRMHTNMNLMAQMEKICRVSSPDLIIFVDEAVAGNDAVERASQFNDAVPIDGSILTKIDADAKGGAAISIAYITGKPILFFGVGQGYEDLQKFDPKWFVDQLFGQ from the coding sequence GTGTTCAATAAATTTAAAGAGAAACTTGGGAGTTTTAAGAAGGCATTTAGCAAAACGATTGATGAAAAGGCAGTGGAAGTCGAACCAGTAATCGTTGAACAGGTGCCTGAGAGTGAAGAAAGCCTCGAAGAGGAAATCGAACCCATAATTGAGGAAAAAACCATTGAGGCTGCCCTGAAAGAAGAAAGTCCCGAAATCGAAAAGGAAACTGCTTCTCAGGAAGTCGCCCGTATTTCGATAGAGGATCTGAAAAAAGCCGAATACAGGAAAAAGGTTGAAGACAGAAAGAAGGCTGCAGAGAAGATAGAAGAAGAAGAAGAAGAGGAAGAAAAGCCTTCTGAAGAGAAAAAATCTTTTTTCAAAAAGCTCACTCCTAAAGTCGGGTTTGCTCAGAAAGCCAAAGCTCTCGTGTTTAACAGGGAAGTATATCTTGATGCCAAAGATCTGGAAGAGCCTCTGTGGGAACTCGAAATGGGTCTCCTGGAAAGTGACCTTGCTCTCTCAGTCTCAGAAGCAATTGTTGAGTCCGTGAAGAACCAGCTCACAGGCACGACAAAAAGGATAGGGAGCAATACCGGAGAAATAGTTGAGGTAGCTCTGAAGAAAGCAATTCTTGATGTTGTATCTGCCAATACCTTTGATTTTGATGATTATGTCAAGAACCGGGAAAAACCTGTTCACATCGTTTTTGTTGGGATTAACGGAACCGGAAAAACGACTTCCATTTCAAAGATGACACACAGACTGCTTAAATCGGGTTACTCCGTAGTTCTTGCCGCAGGAGACACATTCAGGGCAGGCGCTATTGACCAGCTAGGGATTCATGCAAGCAGACTGGGGGTAAAGATGATAAAGCATCAGGCAGGAGCCGACCCTGCAGCCGTTATTTATGATGCTGTCCAGTATGCCAAAGCTCACAAGATCGATTTTGTGCTCTCCGACACGGCAGGCCGCATGCATACAAACATGAACCTTATGGCCCAGATGGAAAAGATCTGCAGGGTAAGCTCTCCGGACCTTATAATCTTCGTGGACGAAGCCGTAGCCGGAAACGATGCGGTAGAAAGGGCATCTCAATTCAATGATGCTGTCCCGATTGACGGATCTATCCTGACAAAAATCGATGCTGATGCAAAAGGAGGAGCTGCCATATCCATTGCTTACATCACAGGCAAGCCAATTCTCTTTTTCGGGGTAGGTCAGGGCTACGAAGACCTTCAAAAATTCGATCCCAAATGGTTTGTGGACCAGCTTTTCGGCCAGTAA
- a CDS encoding YbgA family protein: MREFSRPKVVVSRCLEFDHCRYNGDMISSPVVVKLKKHADFLPVCPEVEIGLGVPRDPVRIILDGGDHRLIQPSSGKDVTENMKAFCTNFLDSIEDIDGFILKFRSPSCGFKDVKIYPSAGERGAVEKASGYFGGAVLEKYPHLAIEDEGRLRNARIKEHFLTKIFTFAAFRKVKSEGSMKDLINFHMQNKFLLMAYNQTELRKLGEIVANREDKPIKVLISDYEKHLQSALSRAPRYTATINVLMHAFGHFSDQLSSREKTLFFDWVQKYREGKASLCPALNTLRLWIVRFESNYLMHQTFFEPYPEDLMEIDPIESHLREDLWK, from the coding sequence ATGAGAGAGTTTTCTCGACCGAAGGTTGTTGTTAGCAGATGTCTTGAGTTCGATCACTGTCGATATAACGGAGATATGATTAGCAGTCCTGTGGTGGTAAAACTTAAGAAACACGCTGATTTTCTGCCTGTCTGTCCGGAAGTGGAAATAGGGCTTGGAGTCCCAAGAGACCCTGTGAGAATTATCCTTGATGGAGGGGATCACAGGCTTATTCAACCTTCGAGCGGGAAGGATGTCACTGAGAACATGAAAGCTTTCTGCACCAATTTCCTTGATTCTATAGAAGATATCGATGGTTTTATCCTGAAGTTCAGGTCTCCGTCCTGCGGGTTCAAAGATGTGAAGATTTACCCATCTGCCGGAGAGCGGGGTGCAGTTGAAAAAGCTTCAGGATACTTTGGGGGAGCAGTTCTTGAGAAGTACCCTCACCTTGCTATTGAGGATGAAGGCAGGCTCAGGAATGCCCGGATAAAAGAGCATTTTCTCACGAAAATTTTTACATTTGCAGCCTTTCGGAAAGTAAAGTCCGAAGGCAGTATGAAGGATCTGATTAACTTCCATATGCAGAACAAATTTCTTCTTATGGCTTACAATCAGACTGAACTCCGTAAACTAGGGGAAATTGTCGCAAATAGAGAGGATAAGCCCATCAAAGTGCTGATTTCCGATTATGAAAAGCACCTTCAAAGTGCTCTCTCCAGAGCTCCCAGATATACTGCAACCATCAATGTGTTAATGCATGCTTTCGGACATTTTTCGGATCAGCTTTCGAGTCGTGAGAAGACCCTGTTCTTTGACTGGGTCCAGAAGTACAGAGAAGGAAAAGCTTCGCTCTGTCCTGCACTAAACACACTCAGGTTATGGATTGTAAGGTTTGAGAGCAACTACCTCATGCATCAGACCTTTTTTGAACCGTATCCCGAAGATTTGATGGAAATAGATCCCATAGAATCTCACTTGAGAGAAGATCTCTGGAAATAA
- a CDS encoding glutamate-5-semialdehyde dehydrogenase yields the protein MAEDIETKVIKAKKASIELSSISEEVKNRVLKAMAEALDKERKIILEANSKDLEHAAGLKDAGKLTQALVDRLKVTDSKIDGMIAGIRDVIKLKDPVGETLSTLELDRDLILYQVSCPIGLIGVIFESRPDVVPQVMSLCLKSGNATIFKGGSEARESNRTIFDILVRAIESTEGMPKGAFQLMETREEIMSLLSLDAYVDLLIPRGSNEFVKFIQDNTKIPVLGHTSGICHIYVDEFADLDTAWKVCFDAKVQYPAVCNAIETLLVNRSIAETFLPKMAEMYIKAGVELRCDKDSYSLLTKKGLSSFSRATEEDWSLEYNDLILSIKLVDTIKEAIDHINTFGSHHTDGIITENASRRKEFIGLVDSSSVMVNASTRFADGYRYGKGAEVGISTNKIHSRGPVGMEGLLIYKYILMGKGQVVADYAGENAKPYTHRKLDLKFEDVN from the coding sequence ATGGCTGAAGATATTGAAACTAAAGTGATTAAGGCGAAAAAAGCTTCAATTGAGCTTTCCAGTATAAGTGAAGAGGTAAAAAACAGGGTTCTTAAAGCTATGGCAGAAGCCCTGGATAAGGAGAGAAAAATTATCCTTGAGGCAAATTCAAAGGATCTTGAACATGCAGCCGGACTGAAGGATGCCGGGAAGCTCACCCAGGCCCTTGTAGACAGGCTTAAGGTTACGGACTCAAAGATTGACGGGATGATAGCAGGAATCAGGGATGTCATAAAGCTAAAAGACCCTGTGGGAGAAACGCTTTCCACACTCGAACTCGACAGAGACCTGATCCTCTATCAGGTTAGCTGCCCTATAGGCCTTATAGGAGTTATCTTTGAGTCCAGACCGGACGTCGTACCCCAGGTAATGTCCCTCTGTCTGAAAAGTGGGAACGCAACAATTTTCAAAGGTGGAAGTGAGGCAAGGGAGTCAAACCGTACTATTTTTGATATCCTTGTAAGAGCTATAGAATCCACTGAGGGCATGCCGAAAGGAGCTTTCCAGCTCATGGAAACCAGAGAAGAGATCATGAGCCTTTTAAGCCTTGATGCATATGTCGACCTCCTTATTCCGAGAGGTTCCAATGAATTTGTCAAATTCATCCAGGATAACACAAAGATCCCTGTACTCGGGCACACAAGTGGTATCTGTCACATTTACGTGGATGAGTTTGCAGATCTTGATACGGCCTGGAAGGTTTGTTTTGATGCAAAGGTCCAGTATCCCGCAGTCTGCAACGCCATAGAAACCCTGCTTGTAAACCGCAGCATTGCAGAAACTTTTCTGCCGAAGATGGCGGAAATGTACATCAAGGCAGGAGTTGAACTGCGCTGCGATAAGGACAGCTATTCTCTGCTTACAAAAAAAGGTCTTTCTTCTTTCTCAAGAGCAACTGAAGAGGACTGGAGCCTTGAATATAATGACCTTATCCTTTCAATAAAACTCGTGGATACAATAAAGGAGGCAATTGATCATATAAACACCTTCGGTTCTCACCACACCGATGGAATAATCACCGAAAATGCTTCACGGAGGAAAGAGTTCATAGGATTAGTCGACTCTTCAAGCGTCATGGTGAACGCTTCAACCCGTTTTGCGGACGGTTACAGGTATGGAAAGGGTGCCGAGGTCGGGATCAGTACGAACAAGATCCACTCCCGGGGACCTGTTGGTATGGAAGGGTTGCTGATTTACAAGTATATCCTTATGGGTAAAGGTCAGGTTGTTGCCGACTATGCAGGAGAAAACGCAAAACCCTATACTCACAGGAAGCTTGACCTTAAGTTTGAGGATGTGAATTAA
- the proB gene encoding glutamate 5-kinase — MTDRKQFFHDVNKIVIKIGTSSITRKGCDNTKENCNIDPVFMESIAFQVSELRKQGKEIILVSSGAIGVGLNELGIAPKPREIPIRQAAAAVGQSILMQDWSRAFSKYGMKVAQILLTYEFYSDRVTYLNLRNSISTLLEYGVVPIINENDCTCTNEIEAIFGDNDKLSAMVASKIDADLLVILSDIDGLYDRNPKTHSDAKLLTLIKKITPEIESYGGDPTSFKGVGGMRTKIKAAKICSMAGCYVVIANSELEDAVLKIVSGEEIGTLFLAERHVQKNRARWIILARASGTIRVDAGAKAAVLGKNSLLPAGIMDVEGTFDRGDVVKLECEGKVFAKGITDYTSEELVKIKGTHTDRIESVLGYSNYNNVIKKENIGILEELN, encoded by the coding sequence TTGACAGATAGAAAACAATTTTTCCATGATGTTAATAAAATCGTTATTAAAATCGGAACTTCTTCAATCACCAGAAAGGGCTGTGACAATACTAAAGAAAACTGCAACATTGATCCGGTATTCATGGAAAGCATAGCTTTCCAGGTTTCAGAGCTCAGAAAACAGGGAAAAGAGATAATTCTTGTAAGTTCGGGAGCAATAGGTGTAGGGCTTAACGAGCTGGGCATAGCTCCCAAACCTCGTGAAATCCCTATCAGACAGGCGGCTGCAGCTGTCGGGCAAAGCATACTGATGCAGGACTGGAGCAGGGCTTTTTCTAAATATGGGATGAAAGTTGCTCAGATCCTTCTTACCTACGAATTTTATTCCGATAGAGTAACCTATCTTAACCTGAGAAACAGCATCTCAACCCTTCTGGAATACGGTGTCGTCCCGATAATAAACGAAAATGACTGTACCTGTACAAATGAGATTGAAGCGATCTTCGGGGACAATGACAAGCTCTCTGCAATGGTTGCAAGCAAAATTGATGCTGACCTCCTGGTCATTCTTTCGGACATTGACGGGCTCTATGACAGGAACCCAAAAACGCATAGTGACGCAAAACTGCTGACCCTTATAAAAAAGATCACACCTGAGATTGAAAGCTACGGGGGCGACCCTACGAGCTTCAAAGGCGTGGGAGGGATGCGGACCAAGATAAAAGCTGCGAAAATCTGTAGCATGGCAGGCTGCTATGTCGTGATTGCAAATAGTGAATTAGAGGATGCAGTCCTGAAGATCGTTTCAGGAGAAGAAATAGGGACTCTTTTCCTTGCTGAGAGGCATGTTCAGAAAAACCGCGCTCGCTGGATCATCCTTGCCAGGGCTTCCGGTACAATCCGTGTGGATGCCGGGGCAAAAGCTGCGGTCCTGGGGAAAAACAGTCTTCTCCCGGCAGGCATTATGGACGTGGAAGGAACATTTGATCGAGGAGATGTCGTAAAACTCGAGTGTGAAGGTAAAGTCTTTGCAAAAGGGATTACTGACTATACTTCTGAAGAGCTCGTTAAAATAAAAGGAACTCATACTGACCGGATTGAAAGCGTTCTGGGCTATAGTAATTACAACAATGTTATTAAAAAGGAAAATATCGGTATACTGGAAGAATTGAACTAA
- the proC gene encoding pyrroline-5-carboxylate reductase — protein sequence MTNRKIGFIGAGKMGSALMQGIIKAEIVPPENIGASDVYEPFLKELQAKLGIRVSTDNAVIVRESDILILAVKPQTLGSVLADLRNEITSEKLVISIAAGVPLSTYEGALLEGTRVVRVMPNIAATVSEAASGISPGKNATPEDVKAALEIFSAVGTAVQVPESLMDAVTGLSGSGPAFIFPVIEAMADGAVLEGMDRKSALTLAAQTVLGAAKMALETGMHPGELKDMVTSPAGTTIQGIHALEEAGIRAAFMNAVIRASERSKELGKK from the coding sequence ATGACAAACCGAAAAATAGGATTCATCGGGGCAGGGAAAATGGGTTCTGCTCTTATGCAGGGCATCATTAAAGCCGAAATCGTACCGCCTGAAAATATCGGTGCAAGCGATGTATACGAGCCTTTTTTAAAAGAGCTGCAGGCAAAGCTGGGAATCCGTGTATCAACAGATAATGCTGTTATTGTCAGAGAGTCGGATATTCTCATTCTTGCAGTAAAGCCCCAGACTCTGGGTTCTGTGCTTGCAGATTTGAGAAACGAAATTACTTCTGAAAAACTCGTGATCTCAATTGCTGCAGGAGTGCCTCTCTCCACCTATGAGGGTGCTCTACTTGAAGGCACCAGGGTTGTGCGTGTTATGCCAAATATAGCAGCTACGGTTTCGGAGGCTGCTTCAGGAATTTCTCCAGGAAAGAACGCAACCCCTGAGGATGTGAAAGCTGCCCTTGAGATCTTTTCTGCTGTCGGCACGGCAGTTCAGGTGCCTGAATCCCTGATGGATGCCGTTACCGGGCTTTCTGGCAGCGGGCCTGCTTTCATTTTCCCGGTCATAGAGGCTATGGCTGACGGAGCTGTTCTTGAAGGTATGGACAGGAAAAGTGCCCTTACTCTTGCAGCTCAGACCGTACTCGGAGCCGCAAAAATGGCACTTGAGACAGGCATGCATCCGGGAGAACTCAAAGATATGGTTACGTCTCCTGCCGGAACCACTATTCAGGGAATTCATGCCCTCGAAGAAGCCGGAATCAGGGCAGCCTTTATGAATGCAGTCATAAGGGCAAGTGAGCGCTCAAAAGAACTTGGGAAGAAGTGA
- a CDS encoding PspC domain-containing protein: MKKLYRSKRNKIIAGVCGGIGEYLDVDPTLVRLLWVLLSLQGIGIIGYIIAWIIIPEEP, encoded by the coding sequence ATGAAGAAACTATACAGGTCAAAGAGGAACAAAATTATTGCCGGCGTATGTGGGGGTATAGGCGAATACCTTGATGTGGATCCTACGCTTGTAAGGCTTTTATGGGTCCTCCTTTCTCTGCAGGGGATTGGAATAATCGGTTACATTATAGCCTGGATTATAATTCCCGAAGAACCTTAA